The DNA sequence GCTGACGGAGGCGTCGAGCACCGGTTCGACCCCCGCGTAGCCGGGGTTGGGGAGGCAGGGGCTCGGATGCTGCTGTGCTTGCTGGACCGTGGCGGAGGGGGTGGGCCAGATGTAGTGGAGGTCGGCCATGGTGTCGTCGTCAAAGACCTTGCTGATGATGCCCTCCCACTCCTGCCAGCTGAGGTGGGGTTCGGCATAGCCGTTGGCCTCGTCAGCGCAGTGCTCGTGGGCGGCCCGGAGAAGGTTCGTGAACTGGCCCAGACGGGGCCTGCTCTCGTCGTCTCCGGCGGCGAGCACGACGAGCGAGCCGAGTCTGCGGCGTTCAGCGCGGAGCGCCTTCAGCTTGTGCTTGAGCTCGTCTTCGAGTCGACCGGAGAAGCAGGAGTCCACGATGACGAGTACGTGCGTGGCCCGGGAGTCCAGCACGGTCGTGATCAGGTCCGCGGTGGGGAACGCGGTGCTGAGCGGCCTCTCCTTGTCGGAAGCCGGCAGGCGCAGGAAGTGCTGGGGGGAGTTGTCGGGGGCCAGGCCGTGACCGGTGATGTAGACGACCAGGGCCTCATCGTCGTCCACATCGGCGAGTTCCTCGTCGAAGAGGAAGTCGCTGAGGTCGCGAAGGCTGTGGAGTTGCTTGGGACGGGAGGCTGTAAAGCGGCGACTGACCTCGAGGACCGGGCTGGCCCACCAGCCTTCGACGGTGGCCACCTGGGCCGAGATGCCGGCGCTGAATTCGTCCTGTTGGGCCGGGGTGTCGTCGTCGTACTCGGTGACCGCGATGACGACCAGGCGGCGAGTGAACGTCTTCGGGGCCGGCACGCGCGTCACCACGGGGCGCCCACCACGGCGTGGGCGACGGGTTCTTTGCGGAGGTAGCGCACGGCGCTGTGCGGGTCCCCGCTGCCGTTCTCGACCTCGGCGTCGGTGAGGTTCCGCGCTGCCGCGGCCAGGCCGGCGCCGCCGGTGATGAAGTCGTCGGGATCGTAGACGTTGATCCACCTGATGGGGGCGGGGAGTCCCAGGCGCTCGCCGTCCGCGATCCCCATCAGCCGGCGTACCGAGGGGATCCCCAGGGGGGAGCCGCAGGTGACGAGGGTGTGGACGGCGGGTCCGTGGGCGCCGTGTGCGGCGCCCACGTCCTGGTGGCGGAAGAGGTCGTAGGCGATGACACTGCCGAGGGAGTGCCCGATGACCACCGAGGTGGCGGAAGTGAATTCCTCCCGGACGAGGGCCCGGACCTTCGCCGCCAGGTCCGGCTCCGTCAGGTACAAGCGGACTTCTCGCATAGACCGGACGAAGAGCTGCGCGCCCCCGCGAGCGAAACGGCGGTCGTATGCCATGGCGAGGCGGGTGATGCGTGGTGACCACAACTTCGGGGGGCCGAGAGTTGCCAGTGCCTGTTCCTCGGCGAAGGCCAGGTCCTCGGGGCGGACCGCGTCACGGAGGGCGTCCGCGACGAACTCCTCTTCCTCGGAGGCCATCAGTACGGACTCCCCGAACGGATCGTCCTCCGGTCCCAGACGGTCCGTACCCTTGATCACCAGTGGTGTCCAGTGCGGCATGTGGAGCGTGGGGGTCTGGCCGGGCCGATCGGTGAACTCCTTGATGCCGCGCTGGAGCGCCTTGCCCCAATCCTCGGTCAACTGCCGCCGGGACGACCCGGCCTGACCGATCCCATGCACCCCGATGATCTGTACCGCTTGCACACGCTCCCCCTCCGACTGAACTCTCGCCTGCAATTCTCTCAGGGCCCACAGAGCCACCCCGACCCGGCCAAGCGCATGGCCCGCCGCAATGGGCCGCACAGTGGACCGGAGCCCTAGAGAGCGGCGGCCGATTGGAGCGGTGCTTCCGTGGATCACGTCATGACTGCCGATACCCCGCTCACCCGAGAGTCCTTCTGGCGCCTTCACCCGATGGGCGCGCCCCGGCCCTTGCCTCAGCTGCCGAATCGTGTCTGGACCGAACAGGGCTGGGACCGGATCCGCCTCGAGTACCGATCCCCGAGCATGCACGCGAAGCAGAACGTCTTCGCCGAAGGCGACGTCCTCTTCATACACCGGAGTTGGACCGGCCACGCGCACACCGAGCACACCGCTTCCATCCACCCATCCTGCTGCACTACCTTCTGCGCCGAGTTGACTGGCAGCGCCGGGTCAGGGCTCGAGGAACGACAGAGTCTGTGCATCGAGGTCGAGTTCAAGCCGACCGGCGCCGTGCTTGCGCAGCTGCCGCCAGGCCTCGTAGCCGACCATGATTGCCTTCTCCCAGTCGGCGGCCCTCAGCACGCTCACTTCGAGGTGGGCTGTCATGTGGTCGATGGTGGTCAGTAGCTCGTGGTCTACGTGACGGACGTTCTCGAAGTAGTGGTGACGGCTGGCATAGGAGAAGACCAATGCACTGATGCCCTCTTCGATTGCGATCGCGCGGCCACCGTCCTCTGCTTCGTCGACGCCTGGGCGACTCCGTCGCTTACAGCCAAGCAGAAAGCGGCTGACGGGTGACCAGCCCAGGACTGCAGCGTGGGCGAGGTGGAAGGCGTCATGGAATCGGTAGTCGTCTTCGACGTGGCTAGCACTGGTGAGAGGGCTGCCCGCAGTGGCACCGTCTTCGCGGGTGACGACGATGACGGTCCGTCCGTCAGGTTGAGGGGTGGGGGTGAAGGTAACGATGGTGCGGCGGGGAAGCTGTTCGTGAGGCGGGTAGGCGGTGTCGAAGGAAGGACGCTCACTATCGGGCGTGGCACGCCAACGATCCTTAGCCTTCTCCAGGCTTGCGGCGGCAATGTCCTCAAGGCTGAGGTCGAGTCGGTGGGCAAGCGCAGCGATGTACCACAGGGCATCGCCGAGTTCCTCACGCAACTGCTGCTTCGAGTGTGTGGCTTCAGCCCCGTCACGCAGTCGCTTCTTGTAGGCGCTGATCACGGAGCCGGTCTCGCCCATGAGCCCGAGGAGGGGTACCAGGACTGGGTCGATGTCACCGGTGGCGGGTTGCAAGGTCTTGAGGGCGGCTTCTTGATAACGGGCGAGGTGCACGCACACTCCTTGAAGGATCTTCAGGCAGCTCTGTCGGATTTCCCGACAGAGCTCTACAGTAGGTCACGTCAAGTCCTCTGTCCGGAAGTTGAAGGAAAGGGCCGGATGCAAGACATGCCGCCGCACACCGTTCAGGAGATCGTCGACATCGTCATCGACTTCCTGGCTCGGTATCAGGACCGCCCTGCAGACGAAGTGCACGAGGAACTGGCGGCAAGGGGACAGGACTTGCCAGTCGACTCAGTGCTGGTGATGGAGATCCTGGCCCGGGTTGAGCAACATTTCGGGGTGTCCGTCCCTGCCGATGCCGAGGCTGGCCGCTCCCTGCGCTCGGTGTGGGCGTTCGCCGAGACCGTGTACGACACCATGCAGTCGAAGGAGCAGTAACGATGAATGCCAAGGCACAGTCCGACCCGGGGGCCGAGGCCGAGCAGCGCTCCCACTTGGGCCGGCGGCTCAAGGAAACGCGTGAGTACTTGGGACTGTCCCAGCAGCAGGTCTCTGAGCGCACTGGCATTGTGCGTTCGGCAGTCAGCGACATCGAGCGAGGTGTGCGCCGGGTCGAGGTGATGGAGCTGAAGAAGCTCGCCCGCCTTTACCGGCTATCTGTGTCCTACTTCCTCGACGAGGACGAGGCCGCCGATGCTGGGGAGCATGCTCTGGCCGGTCTGCCGCGCACGAAGCAGCCCTTGAGCGAAGGCGACCGCATCGAGGTGGCGAGGTTCATCCAGTACCTGCACGCGAAGCGAGAGGCAGAGGAGCGCGAAGGGGATCAGGCTCCTTCTCCCCTGCGAGCGGGGCAGGCGGAGTGAGCTGGAACGATGCTCACGGGGTCGCGATGATCGCGGCTGCTCAAGCACACAAGGACCTCTCGGTCGCCCACGAGGCCGGCTACGTCGATGTCTTCGGTTCCCTGCGCGCCGAAGGCATCGACGTGATGGGGCGGGGGCTGGGCGGCCTGCTGGGGCTATACGTGGACGCCTCGGAGGGAGGTCCTGCATGCCTGATCAACGTCGGGCTGGAAGAGGTAAGCATGCGGCATACCGCAGCCCACGAGCTCGGCCACCATCGCTTGGGCCACGGCACCAGCTACGACCACAAGGACCAGGAGGTGGGACGGTGGGGAGAGGGCTGGCCGCAACACGAACGGGACGCTGAGGCATTCGCTTCTTGGTTCCTGATGCCACGGCCGGTTGCACGGGCTGCACTGGCCCGCTGCGGCCTGACGGACCGGCCCGGATCCCCCCACGACGTCTACCGGATGGCGCGCTGGATGGGCACCCCCTACGCCACGACCGTGCGGCACCTTGTGCGGTTGAAGATGATCGACCGATCGACCGAGACGCTCTGGCTCAAGCACTCCCCTGGCGCCCTGAAGGCAGAACTCGCCGGCTCGCTGCCACTGGCCCCCAAGGCCCACCTCCACGTGCTGACGCCCTCGGCGCACCGGGCCACCGTGTATGCAGCTGTCGGCGACTGCCTGCTGCTGCAGATTCCCGGCGGCAGCTTCGACCACCTGCCCCTGGGCCTGAGCACCACGTTGCCCGAGGTCAGCGGCCAGATCTCACTGCTGGATCTACCCGACGCGCTCCCCCAGGTTCAGGCGG is a window from the Streptomyces sp. NBC_01244 genome containing:
- a CDS encoding nucleoside triphosphate pyrophosphohydrolase family protein, translating into MHLARYQEAALKTLQPATGDIDPVLVPLLGLMGETGSVISAYKKRLRDGAEATHSKQQLREELGDALWYIAALAHRLDLSLEDIAAASLEKAKDRWRATPDSERPSFDTAYPPHEQLPRRTIVTFTPTPQPDGRTVIVVTREDGATAGSPLTSASHVEDDYRFHDAFHLAHAAVLGWSPVSRFLLGCKRRSRPGVDEAEDGGRAIAIEEGISALVFSYASRHHYFENVRHVDHELLTTIDHMTAHLEVSVLRAADWEKAIMVGYEAWRQLRKHGAGRLELDLDAQTLSFLEP
- a CDS encoding acyl carrier protein; translation: MQDMPPHTVQEIVDIVIDFLARYQDRPADEVHEELAARGQDLPVDSVLVMEILARVEQHFGVSVPADAEAGRSLRSVWAFAETVYDTMQSKEQ
- a CDS encoding helix-turn-helix domain-containing protein, which gives rise to MNAKAQSDPGAEAEQRSHLGRRLKETREYLGLSQQQVSERTGIVRSAVSDIERGVRRVEVMELKKLARLYRLSVSYFLDEDEAADAGEHALAGLPRTKQPLSEGDRIEVARFIQYLHAKREAEEREGDQAPSPLRAGQAE
- a CDS encoding ImmA/IrrE family metallo-endopeptidase, translating into MSWNDAHGVAMIAAAQAHKDLSVAHEAGYVDVFGSLRAEGIDVMGRGLGGLLGLYVDASEGGPACLINVGLEEVSMRHTAAHELGHHRLGHGTSYDHKDQEVGRWGEGWPQHERDAEAFASWFLMPRPVARAALARCGLTDRPGSPHDVYRMARWMGTPYATTVRHLVRLKMIDRSTETLWLKHSPGALKAELAGSLPLAPKAHLHVLTPSAHRATVYAAVGDCLLLQIPGGSFDHLPLGLSTTLPEVSGQISLLDLPDALPQVQAVWVGEELHGACTLTATAASSPDLFHLIVRRTPDRQGSDYYRD